Genomic segment of Mycolicibacterium sarraceniae:
GCAGGCGGGTTCGGATGCCGCGGCCCTGCAGTGCACAGCCATGCGGACCGACACCGGGTACGTCATCAACGGCTCGAAGGCCTGGATCACCCACGGCGGACGCGCCCACTTCTACAAGCTGTTCGCGCGCACCGGCGAGGGCTCCCGAGGGATCTCCTGCTTCCTGGTGCCGGCCGACCAGCCTGGGCTGAGTTTCGGCAAGCCCGAGGAGAAGATGGGGCTGGCCGCGGTCCCGACGACATCGGCGTTCTACGACAACGCCGCGATCGACGCCGAGCGCCGGATCGGCACCGAGGGGCAAGGCCTGCAGATCGCGTTCAGCGCGCTGGATTCGGGCCGGTTGGGCATCGCGGCCGTGGCCGTCGGGATCGCACAGGCCGCCCTCGATGAGGCCTGCGCCTACGCGAACGACCGAACGACATTCGGCCGCAAGATCATCGACCATCAGGGACTAGGGTTCCTGCTCGCCGACATGGCCGCCGCGGTGGCCAGCGCGCGGGCCACCTATCTGGATGCCGCGCGGCGCCGCGATGCCGACCGGCCCTACTCGCAGCAGGCCAGCATCGCCAAGCTGGTAGCCACTGACGCCGCGATGAAGGTGACGACCGATGCCGTGCAGGTGCTCGGCGGTGTCGGCTATACCCGCGACTACCGCGTCGAGCGCTACATGCGGGAAGCCAAGATCACCCAAATCTTCGAAGGCACCAACCAAATCCAGAGGTTGGTTATCGCACGGGGCCTCACGACGGCCTGAACGGCGATACGATCCGACCGTCGACACCCCGTCAGGTGGTGCCGTCGGATCGAAAGCCGTGCGCCAACCGTGGTCGTGACGAGCGATTCCATCGAAGAATTCATATTTCGTTGCGGAATCGGTTGCGAAGAGCACGCAAATCCGCAATCGTTTAGGGGCGGGGCCGTCAGGTCGCAGTGCCGGTCGGTCCGCGGGACTTAAGGAGACGGGCCCTGACCGAGACCGGCGCCACCGCCACCCAGCAGACCACCGGGCAAACCGGATCCAAGCGCACCACCGGCGCGCCGGTCATTGAGATCGACCACGTCGTCAAACGCTTCGAGGACTACGTCGCCGTCAACGACGCCGACTTCTCGATCGGTGCCGGTGAATTCTTCTCGATGCTCGGCCCGTCCGGCTGCGGGAAGACCACGACTCTGCGCATGATCGCCGGCTTCGAACAGCCGACCGAAGGCGCGATTCGCCTCGCGGGTGTTGACGTTTCGCGGGTGCCACCACACAAACGCAACGTCAACACGGTGTTCCAGCACTACGCCCTGTTCCCGCATATGACGGTCTGGGACAACGTGGCATACGGGCCGCGCAGCCAGAAGAAGGACAAGGCGACAGTAACGAAGAGCGTCGACGAGATGCTCGAGATCGTCCGCCTCACCGACTTCGCGCAGCGCAAGCCCGCCCAGCTCTCCGGTGGCCAACAGCAGCGCGTCGCGCTGGCGCGCGCGCTGGTCAACTACCCCAGCGCCCTGCTGCTCGACGAACCGCTCGGCGCGCTGGATCTCAAGCTGCGCCACGTCATGCAGTTCGAGCTCAAGCGCATCCAGCGTGAGGTCGGCATCACGTTCGTCTACGTGACCCACGATCAGGAAGAAGCGCTCACGATGAGCGACCGGATCGCGGTGATGAACCAGGGCAACGTCGAGCAGATCGGCAGCCCGACCGAGATCTACGATCGGCCCGCAACGGTGTTCGTGGCCGGCTTCATC
This window contains:
- a CDS encoding acyl-CoA dehydrogenase family protein, whose product is MPVDRLLPDQDAADLIALTRDIADKVLTPLVDEHERTETYPDGVFGQLGAAGLLSLPQPEKWGGSGQPFEVYLQVLEEIAARWAAVAVAVSVHSLSCNPLLAFGTDEQKERWLPGMLSGEQIGAYSLSEPQAGSDAAALQCTAMRTDTGYVINGSKAWITHGGRAHFYKLFARTGEGSRGISCFLVPADQPGLSFGKPEEKMGLAAVPTTSAFYDNAAIDAERRIGTEGQGLQIAFSALDSGRLGIAAVAVGIAQAALDEACAYANDRTTFGRKIIDHQGLGFLLADMAAAVASARATYLDAARRRDADRPYSQQASIAKLVATDAAMKVTTDAVQVLGGVGYTRDYRVERYMREAKITQIFEGTNQIQRLVIARGLTTA
- a CDS encoding ABC transporter ATP-binding protein, yielding MLGPSGCGKTTTLRMIAGFEQPTEGAIRLAGVDVSRVPPHKRNVNTVFQHYALFPHMTVWDNVAYGPRSQKKDKATVTKSVDEMLEIVRLTDFAQRKPAQLSGGQQQRVALARALVNYPSALLLDEPLGALDLKLRHVMQFELKRIQREVGITFVYVTHDQEEALTMSDRIAVMNQGNVEQIGSPTEIYDRPATVFVAGFIGQANLWHGRQTGRTNRDYVEVEVLGTTLKARPGDTTIEPGGQATLMVRPERVRVSMEQPTGDVASVAAKVVDLTFQGPVLRLSLAAADDSPILAHIGPEQDLPLLRPGDDVFVCWAPEASLVLPAADIPTTEDLEEMLDDS